One Mugil cephalus isolate CIBA_MC_2020 chromosome 22, CIBA_Mcephalus_1.1, whole genome shotgun sequence genomic window carries:
- the th2 gene encoding tyrosine hydroxylase 2, translated as MKTDGVVQTFSARKQSLIEDARRERSSGSAGSPGPSRYGDGFVFEEKLGRVTLNVLFALSNGKNAGFFKTGKIFETFEAKLLHIESRPGRKSKNGAADLEFFMRCEVHSSDLDVFINSLKRVADDVRSIPEEKVPWFPRQIKDLDRCNLLITKFDPDMDQNHPGYSDSEYRKRRAAISELAFRYKQGDQLPTVEYTAEEISTWREVYRQLRSIYPSLACRQFLDGLQQLEKECGYGEDGIPQLREISAFLKEKTGFQLRPVAGLLSARDFLASLAFRVFQCTQYIRHASAPMHSPEPDCCHELLGHIPMLADKEFAQFSQEIGLASLGASDEDIEKLSTLYWFTVEFGLCKQNGTVKAYGAGLLSSYGELVYALSNEPEYKPFNPEETALQPYQDQTYQPVYFVSESFEDAKMKLREYSANIKRPFAVRYDPFTCSVEVLDQPSKIQNALSQMREDLKTLHSALDKLSLS; from the exons ATGAAGACGGACGGCGTGGTGCAGACGTTCAGCGCGCGGAAGCAGAGCCTGATCGAGGATGCGCGCAGGGAGCGCAGCAGCGGCTCCGCGGGCTCCCCGGGGCCCTCCCGGTACGGAGACGGCTTCGTGTTCGAGGAGAAGCTCGGCAGGGTGACTCTGAACGTCCTGTTCGCCCTGAGCAACGGGAAGAACGCGGGCTTCTTCAAAACGGGGAAGATATTTGAG ACCTTCGAAGCCAAGCTCCTCCACATCGAGAGTCGACCGGGGAGGAAGTCGAAGAACGGCGCGGCCGACCTCGAGTTCTTCATGAGGTGCGAGGTCCACAGCTCGGACCTGGACGTGTTCATCAACTCCCTGAAGAGAGTGGCCGACGACGTCCGCTCCATCCCGGAGGAGAAAG TCCCCTGGTTCCCTCGACAGATAAAAGACCTCGACAGATGCAACTTGTTAATCACTAAATTCGACCCGGACATGGACCAGAACCATCCA GGATACAGTGACTCAGAATACAGAAAAAGACGAGCTGCCATCTCAGAACTCGCCTTCAGATACAAACA GGGGGACCAGCTGCCCACGGTGGAGTACACGGCCGAGGAGATATCGACATG GAGGGAGGTTTACCGGCAGCTGAGGAGCATCTATCCCAGCCTGGCCTGCAGACAGTTCCTGGAcggcctgcagcagctggagaaggagtGCGGCTACGGGGAGGACGGCATCCCGCAGCTCAGGGAGATATCAGCCTTCCTGAAAG AGAAGACAGGTTTCCAGCTGCGTCCGGTCGCCGGCCTCCTGTCAGCCAGAGACTTCCTGGCCAGCCTGGCCTTCCGGGTGTTTCAGTGCACGCAGTACATCCGACACGCATCCGCACCCATGCACTCGCCCGAGCC aGACTGCTGTCACGAACTCCTCGGCCACATTCCCATGCTGGCTGACAAAGAATTCGCCCAGTTTTCTCAG GAGATTGGACTAGCCTCTCTTGGAGCCTCAGATGAAGACATTGAGAAGCTGTCAACG TTATACTGGTTCACCGTGGAGTTTGGCCTCTGCAAGCAGAACGGGACGGTGAAAGCGTACGGCGCAGGACTCCTCTCCTCTTACGGGGAGCTTGTT TACGCTCTGTCAAACGAGCCGGAGTACAAGCCGTTCAACCCGGAGGAGACGGCGCTGCAGCCGTACCAGGACCAAACATACCAGCCTGTTTACTTTGTGTCCGAGAGCTTTGAGGATGCAAAGATGAAGCTGAG GGAATACTCTGCCAACATCAAGCGCCCCTTTGCAGTTCGCTACGACCCCTTTACCTGCAGCGTGGAGGTCCTGGATCAGCCCAGCAAGATCCAGAACGCTCTGAGCCAGATGAGAGAAGACCTGAAGACCCTTCACAGCGCCTTGGACAAGCTCAGCTTATCGTAA